The sequence acccggtttccggcggtgtgagtctgcagacataccggcGTGCCACTGGAGGGCGAAACATAGAAGGAACTTCACATATAAATTGAAACCTATATACAGATATGTTAACAGAGTAATGACGGAATGgatgaattttattttacttttttctttttagagcaactcacattggactatctgttgtactcatcgaggggaatcgagtccTGGATTTTAGCATCTTAAGCCCATAGACTTTCCACTATCTCACCGGAATACCTGGATGTGAATCGTAACTTTTTTATTCTGTGGTGTCTgtagataataattaaaatttgttgattaaataaatgttcattttgaaatgtacaaaacgagtcaaaatgaaaaacaagaaaataattccaCTCACGGTTTTGTATTAAATACGCTTATTTTGATGTtaactaaactttattttatgtaatttttatacgATAAACGTAAAATTTATTCAAAGTGTGAACCTTATGTTGTAgaatacgttttaaaataataatacgatCGCATTAAGCAACGCAATGTGTCTTAACTTTTTTTGATAAATATACGTCTGTTGTGCCTCTGGCTTATTTAAAACCATAAATATACATCGAAATTACAAAGACTTGTTTGGGAGGGACTTCTGTTTACTTTCATTTGGTGCGCTTCATTAAATAATAGAACGTTCTggtatgtaaattaaaaaaaaagtatgttttcGTAGAAACAGAAAAGTATCGAGACAGTTTTAATCACACATTTTAATTAGAATTTCACAATTTTGAATGGCTTACACGAATATTTTTGAAACCACCACGTATTAGACATTGATCAAAATTGACTACCATAGCAGAGATctgtgtataaaaaacaaacaaccaattgGTTAATCAAAGACAATAGTTcactcaaataaataatttaaaagacaaaaaacaagACATAATTAGTACTCCTCGCCGTCACCCTCCCCCTCAGCTGAGTCCACTCCCACCTCTTCATAGTCCTTTTCTAGAGCTGCCAAATCTTCACGTGCTTCGGAAAATTCTCCTTCTTCCATACCTTCTCCAACATACCAGTGAACAAAAGCCCTCTTGGCATACATGAGGTCAAATTTGTGGTCAAGTCTAGCCCAGGCTTCAGCAATAGCTGTTGTGTTGGACAACATACATACAGCACGCTGGACTTTGGCCAAATCCCCACCTGGAACAACTGTTGGTGGCTGGTAATTGATTCCCACctattataaaataagaataataaacagTGAAGAGAAAACGAAATTTTCTTTGACAAAGTTTCATGCTGAAAccttattctttattatatttcattattattaatgtttgtgcaaaggattttataatattttccaaaatactttatataaaggtttgatttttgtttgtttttattgttttgtttcttctcagTTTAGCGCTTCGTGTTTGTAGTTTATTAATGCATGCCATCAACTGTTTTGTGgaaagcaaaatttgaaaacaaaaacattttgtttggaaTAGcaatatgtacatttttattggGGTCAATAAAAGTTCAAGCaaaatttatttctcttgtttcgagtttttgttatgttttcagttgCTAAATAGTAAAAAAGACAAAGAAACGAGTGATGGTAGCTCACACATTGTTTTTGATGTATACAATGATACTTAGTAGTAAAAGTGGTTCGTAAATATTGAATAGCCAATCTTTGCAAGTGCGATAACGACCCCTAGTACAATATATATCTACACAATTTTCTGTTGCATTTAATGTGGATAACAAAAAATACCAGTTTTAAACATACCTTGAATCCTGTTGGGCACCAATCCACAAACTGAATGGTTCTCTTGGTTTTAATGGTGGCTATGGCAGCATTTACGTCTTTAGGAACGACATCACCACGGTACAGTAAACAGACAGCCATGTATTTTCCGTGACGTGGATCGCATTTGACCATTTGATTGGATGGCTCAAAGCAGGCGTTGGTAATTTCGGACACAGTAAGCTGTTCGTGGTAAGCTTTCTCTGCGGATATGACTGGAGCATACGTTGCCAATGGAAAATGAATTCTGTGCAAATTTTCAGAGAAGATTGAACAAGAGATGTACTCTGTCTAATCgttaaattttaaatcataattttaaccGCCGTTTATTatgttgcattatattttttctctgttaatacatatatattttgtagaGAAAATACAAGacaatttgtttggtttgttttgaatttcgcacaaagctactcgaggaatatctgtgctagtcatccctaacttAGGTATAAATTGgatataaattttgtttggtataacggggattcgaacctgcgaccctcggattacgagtcgagtgtcttaaccatgcTGGGCCCCATCAAAAATGCTTGACTTAAGAACCTAGATTTATAAaacctgtaaaggcagatattttgttttaataattttatagagtaacaaaaaccaacaaaactaCTTTTACCAGAAGATATAaactttataacataaataacattgttCCATCTTAGTGGAACTGCAATGTTAGAAAccataaactgggtttcgatacccgtggtgggcagagtatagatatcccattgtgtagctctgtgcttaattataaagaaacaagCGAAATAAATGACATTTTACAAACGAAGCTTGGTGAATCAGTTGACTCTTATTCtactaaatttcaaacattagtgGAAGTATTTAGATAAAGTTGACAAAAGAACCTGTATTATCTTCGTTTTGTCTTTACGGAACGACGCGTATTCGTCTTGTGTCTTACTTCGAATAAATTACCAATAACGATTCAtgatatagatattttataaatatacctgGGGTAAGGTACCAGATTGGTTTGGAATTCTGTCAAGTCAACATTCAAAGCTCCGTCAAACCGTAAAGATGCCGTAATGGATGACACAATTTGCCCAATCAGACGATTCAGGTTTGTGTAAGTGGGACGTTCGATGTCCAGGTTGCGTCGGCAGATGTCGTAGATGGCTTCGTTGTCCACCATAAATGCACAATCTGAGTGCTCCAGGGTGGTATGAGTCGTCAGAACGGAGTTGTAAGGTTCCACAACAGCTGTAGAGACCTGAAAATGTAGATGAACACCTCAATTGAAACATTATAGCTTAAAGACTTTGAGTCATGAAGCGCCGATACAAGTATTAATATGAAAACTCAGAATGATATATATAGCAAGGCACGAATTATCATTACTTTGTTATTAGTTATACATATTATGTTTACAGAAACACCTGTAATAGTTACCGAAACACAACTGATTTCACTATAAACAACGAAACgttttgtttaatacaatatatactatattaCAATCATTTTACTGGTGTCAGTTATTAATCTTATCAGTTTAAACAGAGGTTTCTTCCTGTATTTCACATGTAAATTTATTTGAGGAtcagttgaaaatattttgtttttgaaattcgcgcaaagctacatgagggttaactatctctaattcagcagtgtaagactagagggaaggcatgtgtgtgtgtgttgagtgtgttttcttattgtaaagccacagagggctatctgttgagtccaccgagggaaaacgaactcctgattttagcgttttgagtccgtagacttactgctgtaccagcgggttacagaaggaaggcagctagtcatcaccacctaccaccacctcttttactaacgaatagtgggattgatcgtaacgttctaacgctctcacggctgtcagttccacttttctttggtaaataGGAGTCAGAGAAAGGTGATGTTGGCTGgtctttcacttctaaaataAAGAACACCAGAGTAGACAGCCGTCGAgtcgttttgcgcgaaattcgtaaAAGTAAGAGATTTATTCAAAAACGATATATGGTTAGGTGGTAATGATATAACTATCGTTAAAGCAAAATTTAAGTTACCTGAGTAATAACAGTACTCATATAGTTGAACTACGCCTTCTTTTCTTGTTGGATAATTACGTAATTAACTCACCTGCGGAGCTGGATAGATAGCGAATTCCAGCTTGGACTTTTTGCCGTAGTCTACGGAGAGTCTCTCCGTTAGTAGAGAAGTGAAACCAGATCCGGTGCCTCCACCAAAGCTATGAAAAATTAGAAAGCCTTGTAGGCCCGTACACATATCGGATAACCTCCGAATCCTGTCCAGCACCAAGTCAATGAGTTCCTTACCAATAGTGTAGTGACCTCTGGCGTAGTTGTTAGCAGCGTCTTCCTTACCAGTGATAAGTTGCTCGGGGTGGAACAGTTGACGGTACGTTCCAGTCCTAACTTCGTCTGGATTGTGGAAAGcattttattaacacattttataatattattctatatattaGACAAGCTATCCAATGGAAATTAGTATGAAATAAAAGTGATATTTGTAGTTATTATCGAacgaaacaaaatattagaacatACAATACCTGCTGTCTGATACTTAGTgattaagttatttaataacgAGCAGTAATACAGTTTTCTTagataaattactaaataatCTATACTTTACTTCTAAATAGATTCTTCATAAATAGTTACTCAAATAACTTTTCATACTTTGCAAAgtgttatatgtataaaactgAGGTCCAGGTTAGTGACAAAGTGTTATACGTATAAAACCGTGGTCCAGGTTCGTGacaaaatgttatatgtataaaatcGTGGTCCAGGTTCGCGATATTTCTAGTTTACCTCAGGGCAAGAAATGAATAAGAACAGAGtgaacaaagaattaaaatataaactaatgaaATTAGATATAAACCATCAACACGTTACTTCTATGAGCCAAGGTTAGATAACCACGCTATTGACCTCGGTAATGTCTACCActtgaataaaattattgaatatttattttgtggagAAAAGGATGATTTATAGAATCTTGACTTGAAAGAACAATAATTGCGGATTTACCAACTACTGTTGGTTCCAAGTCTACGAACACAGCTCGAGGAACGTGTTTCCCTGCTCCAGTCTCCGAAAAGAAAGTGTTAAAGGAGTCATCTCCACCACCTATGGTTTTGTCACTAGGCATTTGTCCATCAGGCTGGATTCCGTGCTCCAAACAGTAAAGTTCCCAGCAGGCATTGCCCATCTGAACTCCAGCCTGTCCAACGTGGATACTGATACACTCACGCTAGAAAAAAAATCGaacatattctttaaaaaattcagaccaaaataacatttttactaattcCCAACGTTGATGCTAATACACTCACACTGGAAAAAAATCGtacgtttttctttaaataagtcAGACTAAAATAGAATTTTTAGTTACGGTATACTGCTTCCAATCCCAAATTTTCTATATAGTTGTTGATAACATAATTGAACATGTATATAATGAACATAGTTCTTCAGAATGGCACCAATAAATTAGAAAGTCGTTCGTTCGACGACGACTcgagaaatgaaaaaaatgttggtTCACCAAGCACGTACGTATTACTGGTGTAtccaaatattgaaataattattttataaaacaaaaatataagtgCTATAGTAACTTGCTTTGGCTAGtctagaaataatatttaaacaaactctAATCAGAGAATGTTTGCAACAATGTCATCTACGATcgtgttttgttttgctttatcatTGTTCTTTTGTAGTTAAACAACTAGTTACCATCCTCGAGCTATCATTTGAAGCCCTACCTTGTTGCTTTTTAACTTAAACCCGTATTTAAGTGCACTCTGAACCAAGCGTTTTTTTCATAATATAGCAAGGTTAATGTATGTTATAacggttttatttcatttctaagcgatttttattatcaaaacttaTGGTTTTACATAATCATATGTATAGGTTTAGCCAATCAATATTTGAAAACTCTCACCCTTTTACTTAATCACTGAGCAGACTTTTATCTGATTAATGTTTGATTTGTACACAGTGCTATATAATGGACCATCTGCGCTTATTCTCATCCGGGCTTCGAACTCCAACTTTTATCACCtaagtccttaaacttatcattttgataaaaacatttagaaaaaatgaCCTTCACTCTCCagatatacatctatatataattattattattttaacctaaATTTCGTCTTTGCGGCT comes from Tachypleus tridentatus isolate NWPU-2018 chromosome 12, ASM421037v1, whole genome shotgun sequence and encodes:
- the LOC143233980 gene encoding tubulin alpha-1 chain, producing MRECISIHVGQAGVQMGNACWELYCLEHGIQPDGQMPSDKTIGGGDDSFNTFFSETGAGKHVPRAVFVDLEPTVVDEVRTGTYRQLFHPEQLITGKEDAANNYARGHYTIGKELIDLVLDRIRRLSDMCTGLQGFLIFHSFGGGTGSGFTSLLTERLSVDYGKKSKLEFAIYPAPQVSTAVVEPYNSVLTTHTTLEHSDCAFMVDNEAIYDICRRNLDIERPTYTNLNRLIGQIVSSITASLRFDGALNVDLTEFQTNLVPYPRIHFPLATYAPVISAEKAYHEQLTVSEITNACFEPSNQMVKCDPRHGKYMAVCLLYRGDVVPKDVNAAIATIKTKRTIQFVDWCPTGFKVGINYQPPTVVPGGDLAKVQRAVCMLSNTTAIAEAWARLDHKFDLMYAKRAFVHWYVGEGMEEGEFSEAREDLAALEKDYEEVGVDSAEGEGDGEEY